A stretch of DNA from Clostridia bacterium:
AACGGTTAACTCTGTTCCTTTCGGTACCTGGGTGATGATTTGACCGGAGGTAGAAGGAATGGAACGAATGTTGACAAGGCTGCCCGTCACGATTCCTTTAGCGTTGTCTGCGCCCCAAGCAGTACCGGTAAACAGCGCCATGAGTAGGCTCACTATCACCAGAAATGTCACTGGGCAGGCAAGCTTCTTCCTAGTTATGGTTGTCACCCCCTTCCTCATGTCAAAAGCTGTCTGCAATTAACAGTTATTCTAGATTTTTATGTTTTTTCCTCTTGCTTTTTGACGAAAGGAAGGAGGCAATTGTTCCCATGGCATTGGGAAATAATAAAACAAAAAAGGTCAGGAGTAAAACTACACCCAACCTTTAAATATGATATGATGATAAAGACAGCTCTTCATTCTGTTTATTCTTAATTCAATAATTCATTACTGCTCACTAAACTGCTGTCCGGGTAAATCTCCCGGGTCAAATCTATGCCACCGGCAATAGTGTTGACTTCCTGCCCGTCGACCAAGAAGCGTACCCGGTCAACAGTGGGGAATTGCGTCAAAGTGTTGACGATGGAGTATACGGTTAAGGTTTCGCCCAGTTGTCCCCCGGCATGGTTGTCTATTAATTCCCGGCTGAAATCCACGATGATTAAGCCGTCATCTTTGACATTGATGTCCCGGAGCATGGTCCCATAAGGCACGGTAGGCAAAAGCCCGGAGTCCGGGGACGGGCCGGCCAGCAGTTCATTGATGGTGGCACGGGCAATGCCTTCGGTCTTGGGGATGAGCCGGGTTTCAGCCACCAGGGATTGGCCGTAGCCGTCGGCAAAGTACAGTACTACTTCCCTCAGGTCTTCCGGGGGGCTAGTCTCCTCCCAGGACGGCACAAATTCGTCCGGCATCGGCTCCACCGGCTGTTCCGCCATGCTCTGGTCCCTGTTGAACCGTTCTTTGATGGCCGATAAGGTCT
This window harbors:
- a CDS encoding GerMN domain-containing protein, with protein sequence MKKPVRYVAVMVMLTVTTLFLLTGCGAMETLSAIKERFNRDQSMAEQPVEPMPDEFVPSWEETSPPEDLREVVLYFADGYGQSLVAETRLIPKTEGIARATINELLAGPSPDSGLLPTVPYGTMLRDINVKDDGLIIVDFSRELIDNHAGGQLGETLTVYSIVNTLTQFPTVDRVRFLVDGQEVNTIAGGIDLTREIYPDSSLVSSNELLN